From Estrella lausannensis, one genomic window encodes:
- a CDS encoding abortive infection family protein, giving the protein MKISAASKKKLADIILENPYRTGKELVDLFNDFREDKDVYGHGFSSRKDYVKCKIDELNGSEKLRMLIEEIFHLSHFDSFLASLKEVTQNFNVFLVKDGYILQIVETDRGIGGKVKHTDSGLIDIKNAPISHEFINEQINKCREKLTLPQPDIDGAITNARSLAESIMEFILKELDVDVPDCKGDLISLYKAVKRQLNLDYHKDMEDTLKQVATGLSSIVAGVAGLSNQLSDRHARKYKPLLFHAKLAINASFTLCDFLLDSLERKKYRLIP; this is encoded by the coding sequence ATGAAAATTTCAGCTGCTTCGAAAAAAAAATTAGCCGATATAATTCTAGAAAACCCTTACAGGACAGGAAAAGAATTAGTCGATTTGTTTAATGACTTTAGAGAAGATAAAGACGTTTATGGGCATGGATTTTCTTCACGTAAAGACTATGTCAAATGTAAAATTGATGAATTGAATGGATCTGAAAAGCTAAGAATGCTAATTGAAGAAATATTTCACCTCAGCCATTTTGATTCATTTTTGGCTTCATTAAAAGAAGTTACACAAAATTTTAACGTGTTTCTCGTAAAAGATGGCTATATCCTTCAAATCGTCGAAACCGATCGAGGTATAGGTGGAAAAGTCAAACACACAGACAGCGGATTAATAGATATAAAAAATGCTCCAATTTCACACGAATTTATAAATGAGCAAATTAATAAATGCCGAGAAAAGCTTACTCTTCCACAGCCTGACATAGATGGAGCTATAACAAATGCTAGATCACTTGCAGAAAGTATTATGGAATTCATTTTGAAAGAATTAGATGTAGATGTTCCCGATTGTAAAGGAGATTTAATTTCTTTATATAAAGCAGTGAAAAGACAACTGAATCTCGATTATCATAAAGACATGGAAGATACTTTAAAACAGGTTGCAACTGGATTGTCAAGTATTGTTGCTGGTGTAGCTGGGCTGAGCAATCAATTATCTGATCGACATGCAAGAAAATATAAACCCTTGTTATTTCATGCAAAATTAGCAATTAACGCGTCCTTCACTCTATGCGATTTCTTGTTAGATTCACTCGAAAGAAAAAAATATCGTCTTATACCATAG
- a CDS encoding IS256 family transposase: MNLPANFDLQAELSKCKTADDLTGKNGLIQRLIGKMLEQMLQKEMDEHLGYEKHSHEGHLSGNTRNGRSKKTVKSNYGQIDLEIPRDRNAEFEPIAVKKHQRSISSFDDKIISMYAKGMTTRDIQSHIQELYGFEISPAMISNITEKVVEVATDWQGRPLQPVYPIVYFDAIHYKVKEGGKVVSKAAYTCLGIDTEGKKDVLGLWIGESEGAKFWLKVCTDLQNRGVKDILIACIDGLKALPDAIRAIFPDVKIQLCVIHMIRNSIKFIPTKHSKPFMTGLKEVYGASTLELAEQNLEKLRMRWEADYPLAVKPWITHWENVKTFFEFSAPIRRMIYTTNCVESLHRQFRKVTKSKAVFPTDEALFKALYLAIRDVAKKWTMPIREWKTVISYLAIAYGDRLGLTNQ, from the coding sequence ATGAATCTACCTGCTAACTTTGACCTTCAAGCCGAATTGTCAAAATGTAAAACCGCCGACGATCTTACCGGCAAAAACGGCCTTATTCAGCGTCTTATAGGTAAAATGTTGGAGCAAATGCTCCAAAAAGAAATGGATGAACACCTCGGGTATGAAAAGCATTCCCATGAGGGGCACCTATCGGGAAACACCCGTAACGGACGATCCAAAAAAACAGTCAAAAGCAATTACGGCCAAATTGATCTGGAAATACCCAGAGATCGCAATGCTGAATTCGAGCCTATCGCTGTAAAAAAACATCAAAGAAGCATCAGCTCTTTTGATGATAAGATCATTTCAATGTACGCCAAAGGAATGACTACGCGGGATATACAATCGCATATCCAAGAGCTTTATGGATTTGAGATATCTCCTGCGATGATCTCGAACATCACCGAAAAAGTTGTCGAGGTTGCAACTGATTGGCAAGGAAGGCCGCTTCAGCCTGTGTATCCCATTGTTTACTTCGATGCTATCCACTACAAAGTAAAAGAAGGCGGAAAGGTCGTTTCTAAAGCTGCCTATACTTGCCTTGGGATTGATACTGAAGGGAAAAAGGATGTTCTGGGCCTTTGGATCGGGGAATCGGAGGGGGCTAAATTCTGGTTGAAGGTCTGCACTGATTTACAGAACCGCGGAGTCAAAGATATTCTGATAGCGTGCATTGACGGGCTGAAAGCCTTGCCTGACGCTATAAGGGCGATTTTCCCTGATGTGAAAATCCAGCTATGCGTGATTCATATGATCAGAAATTCTATAAAATTTATTCCTACAAAGCACTCGAAACCATTTATGACGGGGCTTAAAGAGGTATATGGAGCAAGTACCCTTGAACTTGCGGAGCAGAATCTTGAAAAGCTGCGGATGCGCTGGGAGGCGGATTATCCACTAGCAGTCAAGCCATGGATTACGCACTGGGAAAACGTGAAGACATTTTTCGAGTTTTCTGCCCCTATTCGGCGTATGATTTATACCACAAATTGCGTAGAATCGCTGCATAGGCAATTCCGGAAGGTGACAAAAAGCAAGGCTGTTTTCCCAACTGATGAGGCGTTGTTCAAAGCTCTGTATTTGGCGATCCGTGATGTAGCCAAAAAATGGACTATGCCGATACGTGAATGGAAAACAGTGATTTCCTATTTGGCGATTGCCTACGGTGACCGTCTTGGTTTGACAAACCAATGA
- a CDS encoding restriction endonuclease, whose amino-acid sequence MSIPDYQTCMLPLLRLSAQKKELSMGEAVDIISDQFKLSEEQKKQLLPSGSQRVIANRIGWAKTYLLKAGLLTSPKRGVITPTEEGLRILAKQPEKLNLELLSQYPSFQQFKKRSNAKEYLSPQSDSKATPCNEEFETPDESLAKIYRTCKAATLDELLTKILSCSFSFFEQLVIDLLLKLGYGGSREDAGMALGKSGDEGLDGVINEDRLGLSVIYLQAKRWKSDSVVGRPEIQKFAGALLGKNAPKGIFITTSSFSKEARDYASSLSSKIILIDGKELLDLMWEVDLGLYTTESYSLKKLDLDYLSEN is encoded by the coding sequence ATGAGCATTCCAGATTATCAAACTTGCATGCTACCCCTTCTTAGGCTATCGGCTCAAAAGAAAGAGTTGTCGATGGGTGAGGCTGTCGATATCATTTCTGACCAGTTCAAATTATCTGAAGAACAAAAAAAGCAACTTCTCCCCTCAGGATCTCAAAGGGTAATAGCAAATCGCATCGGCTGGGCGAAAACTTATTTGCTGAAAGCAGGACTTCTTACCTCTCCTAAACGAGGTGTTATCACTCCAACAGAAGAGGGACTCAGGATACTAGCTAAGCAACCCGAGAAATTAAACTTGGAGCTACTGAGCCAATACCCTTCATTTCAGCAATTTAAAAAGCGATCCAACGCCAAAGAATACCTAAGTCCACAAAGCGATTCGAAAGCTACGCCTTGTAATGAAGAGTTTGAAACCCCTGATGAATCTCTCGCCAAAATTTACAGAACTTGTAAGGCCGCAACTCTAGACGAATTACTCACTAAAATTCTTTCTTGCTCATTCTCGTTCTTTGAACAATTGGTTATAGATCTACTTTTGAAGCTGGGCTATGGTGGAAGTCGTGAAGATGCAGGGATGGCTTTAGGAAAATCTGGTGATGAAGGCCTTGACGGAGTGATTAATGAAGACCGCCTAGGCCTTAGTGTCATTTATCTTCAAGCAAAACGATGGAAAAGTGATTCTGTTGTTGGACGTCCTGAAATCCAGAAATTTGCAGGAGCTCTTTTAGGGAAAAATGCCCCGAAGGGCATATTTATTACAACTTCATCCTTCTCAAAAGAGGCAAGAGATTATGCTTCGTCTCTTTCATCTAAAATTATTCTCATAGACGGGAAGGAACTCCTGGATTTGATGTGGGAGGTTGACCTTGGTCTATACACAACAGAAAGTTATTCCTTGAAAAAGCTTGATCTCGACTACTTAAGTGAAAATTAG
- a CDS encoding N-6 DNA methylase has translation MFEQTFKNIDDVLWKDAGCTSELDYTEQTSWLLFLKYLDALEQDKALEATLHGKTYSHILEKPYRWESWAAPKDKNGLLDRNVALTGDDLLNFVNKELLPYLQRFKTNATDPNTIEYKIGEIFSEIKNKIASGYSLREIIDHIDKLRFRSQDEKHELSHLYETKIKNMGNAGRNGGEYYTPRALIRAIIQVVQPKIGDKIYDGAVGSAGFLCEAFDYLKSKGNLTTRDLQTLQRSTFYGKEKKSLAYIIAIMNMILHGIEAPNITHTNTLSENLADVQEKDRFDVILANPPFGGKERKEVQQNFPIRTSETAFLFLQHFIKMLKAGGRAGVVIKNTFLSNTDNASISLRKLLLESSNLHTILDCPGGTFLGAGVKTVVLFFEKGAPTKKTWYYQLDLGRNLGKTNPLNDTDLVEFVELQKTFAESAKSWSLNIKDIDQSTFDLSVKNPNAKEETIHRTPIEIIEEIRSLDAGSAEVLAKIEEIL, from the coding sequence ATGTTTGAACAAACCTTTAAAAATATCGATGACGTGCTTTGGAAGGATGCGGGCTGCACCAGCGAACTTGATTACACTGAGCAAACATCTTGGCTTCTCTTCCTGAAGTATCTTGATGCTCTTGAGCAAGATAAAGCTCTTGAAGCTACGCTGCATGGTAAAACTTATTCCCACATCTTAGAGAAACCGTATCGATGGGAAAGCTGGGCAGCTCCAAAAGATAAAAATGGCTTGCTGGACCGTAATGTTGCATTGACAGGAGATGACCTCCTAAATTTCGTCAACAAAGAGCTTTTACCTTATTTGCAGAGGTTTAAGACTAATGCTACAGATCCCAACACCATCGAATACAAAATCGGCGAAATCTTTTCGGAGATCAAAAACAAAATCGCCAGTGGTTACAGCCTAAGGGAAATCATAGACCATATCGATAAGCTACGATTTCGCTCTCAGGACGAAAAACACGAGTTATCCCATCTTTACGAGACTAAAATTAAAAACATGGGTAACGCAGGGCGTAACGGGGGCGAGTACTATACCCCGCGAGCGCTCATCCGTGCCATTATCCAGGTAGTTCAGCCTAAAATCGGAGATAAAATCTACGATGGTGCCGTAGGCTCTGCTGGCTTCTTATGTGAAGCGTTTGATTATCTAAAGTCAAAGGGCAATCTTACCACTAGGGACCTTCAAACGCTCCAAAGGAGTACCTTCTACGGTAAAGAAAAAAAGTCTCTTGCTTACATCATTGCCATCATGAACATGATTTTGCATGGCATTGAAGCTCCCAATATCACCCACACGAACACCCTTTCCGAAAACCTCGCCGACGTTCAGGAAAAAGACAGATTCGATGTCATCTTGGCTAATCCGCCTTTTGGAGGAAAAGAGCGAAAAGAAGTGCAGCAGAACTTCCCCATCCGCACAAGTGAGACTGCATTTCTATTCTTGCAGCACTTTATCAAAATGCTCAAAGCTGGGGGGCGAGCTGGGGTCGTCATTAAAAACACCTTCCTTTCCAATACAGACAATGCCTCCATTAGCCTGCGTAAGCTTCTTCTTGAGAGCAGCAACCTGCACACAATTCTGGATTGCCCTGGTGGTACCTTTCTTGGTGCTGGAGTAAAAACTGTTGTGCTCTTTTTTGAAAAGGGCGCACCAACTAAAAAGACCTGGTACTATCAACTTGACCTAGGTCGCAACCTTGGAAAAACAAATCCACTGAATGATACCGACCTTGTGGAGTTTGTCGAGTTACAAAAAACTTTCGCAGAATCTGCGAAAAGCTGGTCACTCAATATCAAGGATATCGACCAGAGCACATTTGACCTTTCAGTCAAAAACCCCAATGCGAAAGAAGAAACTATTCACAGAACGCCCATCGAAATAATCGAAGAAATTCGTTCGCTAGATGCTGGCAGCGCTGAAGTTCTTGCCAAGATAGAGGAGATTCTATGA
- a CDS encoding restriction endonuclease subunit S, translated as MNEKWITKNLHELLEVQNGYAFSSKNFNILKGIPLIRIRDLKNGYHTETQYIGEYDRKYLVKKDDLLIGMDGEFGCYKWLGDDALLNQRVCKLHSFSREIYPNFLLYGLNSYLKKIEERTGYTTVKHLSSRQIHGIQFSFPSFEEQKRIVSILDESFEAIDIAKANTERNLQNARALFESYLNDIFSQKGEGWHETTLGKIGVIQTGSTPKTSDKNNYGNYIPFIKPANFNKDGTLNYADYGLSMDGLALARLIKAGSVLMVCIGTIGKCGYCDRDVTTNQQINSFTPDDGIDYKFIYFQLLTRKFQHQVWLKSGQTTLPIINKSKWSNLRVSLPSQLHNQRQIVKNLEKMSQETLKLEAIYQKKLSALEEIKKSLLHQAFNGEL; from the coding sequence ATGAATGAAAAATGGATTACCAAAAATCTCCATGAACTTCTTGAGGTACAAAACGGATATGCATTTAGTTCCAAAAATTTCAATATATTAAAAGGTATTCCGCTGATTAGAATACGAGACCTCAAAAATGGCTACCACACAGAAACTCAATACATAGGAGAATACGATAGAAAATACTTGGTGAAAAAAGATGATTTACTAATAGGAATGGACGGAGAATTTGGCTGCTATAAGTGGCTAGGAGATGACGCTCTCTTAAATCAGCGAGTGTGTAAGCTTCATAGTTTTTCAAGAGAAATCTATCCAAACTTTTTGCTCTATGGTCTTAACAGTTATCTTAAGAAAATTGAAGAGAGAACAGGGTACACAACTGTTAAGCACCTCTCATCAAGACAAATTCATGGTATACAGTTCTCATTTCCTTCTTTTGAAGAACAAAAACGCATCGTCAGTATTCTCGACGAGTCCTTCGAAGCCATCGACATCGCCAAAGCAAATACTGAAAGGAATCTTCAAAATGCCCGCGCACTCTTTGAGAGCTACTTGAATGATATTTTTTCTCAAAAAGGAGAAGGATGGCATGAGACTACTCTAGGGAAAATTGGGGTGATTCAGACAGGCTCTACGCCAAAAACATCCGATAAAAATAACTATGGGAACTATATTCCTTTTATCAAACCAGCAAACTTTAACAAAGATGGCACTTTAAACTATGCAGATTATGGCTTGTCTATGGACGGTCTTGCTTTAGCTAGACTAATTAAGGCAGGGTCTGTACTTATGGTTTGCATCGGTACTATAGGCAAGTGTGGGTATTGTGATCGTGATGTTACTACAAATCAGCAAATAAATTCATTTACTCCTGACGATGGAATCGATTATAAATTTATTTACTTCCAGTTATTAACGAGAAAATTCCAACATCAAGTATGGCTTAAATCTGGGCAAACTACTTTACCGATAATCAACAAGTCCAAGTGGAGTAATTTACGAGTTAGCCTTCCTTCTCAACTTCATAATCAGCGCCAAATTGTCAAAAATCTTGAAAAAATGTCACAAGAAACTCTGAAACTTGAGGCAATCTATCAAAAGAAACTCTCTGCCCTAGAAGAAATCAAGAAGTCGCTCTTACATCAAGCATTCAATGGAGAGTTATGA
- the hsdR gene encoding EcoAI/FtnUII family type I restriction enzme subunit R, translating to MNEADTRAEHIDPALKAAGWGVVAGSAIQREYHITQGKLEGYGRRGKGLKADYVLIYKNTKLAVVEAKAWDEELTAGVGQAKDYAAKLTIRFTYSTNGQGIYGIDMETGDEGELVCFPSPGELWNKTFSDVNEWRERFSQIPFEDKGGSHQARYYQDIAVNRVIEAVSHDKQRILLTLATGTGKTFIAFQIAWKLFQSRWNLSRQPTRRPRILFLADRNILADQAYNAFSAFPEDVLVRIDPKDIKKKGIVPKNGSLFFTIFQTFMSGPPKNGQSSPYFGEYPSDFFDFIIIDECHRGGANDESSWRDILEYFSPAVQLGLTATPRRKDNVDTYEYFGEPVFIYSLKEGINDGFLTPFKVKQFATTLDEYVYTDDDELVEGEIEKGKRYVESDFNRNIEIKEREAKRVQLFMEQINQDEKTLVFCATQEHALAVRDLINQKKSSKHPSYCQRVTAHDGTLGDQFLRDFQDNEKTIPTILTTSKKLSTGVDARNVRNIVLMRPIKSMVEFKQIIGRGTRLYDGKDYFTIYDFVKAHQHFQDEEWDGPPKEEDPCPECALRPCICERVEPKPCFECGKRPCECPKDPCENCGRINCICKKKTKTKVKLADGKARNIQHMMSTTFWHSNGTPMSAQQFMELLFGELPDFFKNEEQLREIWSVPSTRRKLLEGLAEKGFGREQLLEMQRIIDAEKCDLFDVLAHVAYAAPTLTREQRALKAKIIISEHFNTKQQMFLSFVLSHYVRSGVDELDREKLGPILLLKYNAYNDAIADLGDPSQISQVFEGFQKYLYRESEVG from the coding sequence TTGAATGAAGCAGATACGAGAGCTGAGCATATCGACCCTGCACTCAAGGCGGCTGGATGGGGCGTGGTTGCTGGCAGCGCCATTCAGCGAGAGTATCACATTACACAAGGGAAGTTGGAGGGGTATGGTCGTCGCGGAAAAGGTCTAAAAGCCGATTATGTCCTCATCTACAAGAACACGAAACTAGCCGTTGTAGAAGCAAAGGCTTGGGACGAAGAGCTTACAGCGGGTGTGGGACAAGCAAAAGACTACGCGGCCAAACTGACTATTCGTTTCACTTACTCCACAAATGGTCAGGGTATATACGGAATTGATATGGAAACAGGGGATGAGGGCGAGCTTGTTTGTTTCCCTTCTCCTGGAGAGCTCTGGAACAAAACATTTTCCGATGTGAATGAATGGCGGGAGCGATTCTCTCAAATTCCCTTTGAGGATAAGGGCGGTTCACATCAGGCACGCTACTACCAGGATATCGCTGTTAATCGCGTAATAGAAGCGGTATCTCACGACAAGCAAAGAATCCTTCTAACTCTTGCTACAGGAACAGGAAAGACCTTTATCGCCTTCCAAATCGCATGGAAACTCTTTCAGAGCCGATGGAATTTAAGTCGCCAACCGACAAGACGTCCTCGCATTCTCTTTCTAGCCGATCGAAATATCCTAGCTGATCAAGCTTATAATGCCTTTTCTGCTTTTCCTGAAGATGTACTTGTTAGAATAGACCCCAAAGATATCAAGAAGAAAGGAATTGTCCCTAAGAATGGTAGTCTCTTTTTCACAATCTTTCAGACCTTTATGAGTGGACCTCCAAAGAATGGGCAATCCTCTCCTTACTTTGGAGAATATCCTTCCGACTTTTTTGATTTTATCATCATCGATGAGTGTCACCGAGGCGGTGCAAATGATGAGAGCTCTTGGCGGGATATTTTGGAATATTTCTCACCAGCAGTTCAGCTTGGCTTGACCGCGACGCCTAGACGAAAAGACAACGTCGACACCTATGAGTATTTTGGCGAACCTGTCTTTATCTACTCATTGAAAGAGGGTATCAATGATGGATTTCTTACTCCCTTTAAGGTAAAGCAATTTGCTACAACGCTCGATGAGTATGTCTATACAGATGATGACGAACTGGTAGAGGGGGAAATCGAAAAGGGGAAGCGCTACGTTGAGTCGGACTTCAACAGAAATATCGAAATTAAGGAAAGAGAAGCCAAACGCGTTCAGCTCTTCATGGAACAGATTAATCAGGATGAGAAGACATTGGTTTTCTGCGCCACTCAGGAGCATGCTCTTGCTGTTCGCGACCTCATCAATCAGAAGAAATCAAGTAAGCATCCCAGCTACTGCCAGCGAGTGACGGCGCACGATGGCACGTTAGGTGACCAGTTTCTTCGAGACTTCCAGGACAACGAAAAAACAATTCCTACCATTTTGACTACTTCGAAAAAGCTGTCAACTGGTGTTGATGCTCGAAACGTGCGCAACATTGTTCTAATGCGCCCTATCAAATCAATGGTTGAGTTTAAGCAAATCATTGGAAGGGGAACGCGCCTATATGACGGCAAAGATTACTTCACGATTTATGACTTCGTGAAGGCGCATCAGCACTTTCAAGATGAAGAGTGGGACGGTCCCCCTAAAGAAGAAGACCCATGCCCAGAATGCGCGTTACGCCCCTGTATTTGTGAAAGAGTTGAGCCAAAACCTTGCTTTGAATGTGGAAAACGACCTTGTGAATGTCCTAAAGACCCTTGCGAGAACTGTGGGCGGATTAATTGCATTTGTAAGAAAAAGACCAAAACTAAGGTCAAATTAGCGGATGGTAAAGCGCGCAACATTCAGCACATGATGTCTACGACCTTTTGGCACTCCAATGGGACCCCCATGTCTGCTCAGCAGTTTATGGAACTACTCTTTGGCGAACTTCCCGATTTTTTCAAAAATGAAGAGCAGCTGCGGGAGATTTGGAGTGTTCCAAGTACGAGAAGGAAGCTCCTAGAAGGCCTAGCAGAAAAAGGGTTTGGCCGCGAGCAACTTTTAGAAATGCAGCGCATCATTGACGCCGAAAAATGCGATCTTTTTGATGTTTTGGCACATGTTGCCTATGCAGCACCAACCTTGACGAGGGAACAGAGGGCCTTAAAAGCTAAAATTATCATTTCAGAACATTTTAATACCAAACAGCAAATGTTCCTCAGTTTCGTTCTCTCTCACTATGTGAGAAGTGGAGTGGATGAGCTGGATAGGGAAAAGCTAGGACCAATCCTTCTTTTAAAGTACAACGCCTATAATGACGCCATAGCAGATCTCGGCGATCCTAGTCAAATTAGCCAAGTATTTGAAGGTTTCCAGAAGTATCTCTATAGGGAATCGGAGGTAGGATAA
- a CDS encoding DUF4258 domain-containing protein: MPPKRPKKIEYLTERIKSCIASGAYRDTFHAALRKNERNISLPEIIHVLKTGRHEKSKDQFDEVFKAWNYALRGETVDGLDLRVIISFDDERDLLIITAFYIEQRR; the protein is encoded by the coding sequence TTGCCACCGAAACGACCGAAAAAAATTGAATACCTCACCGAACGTATCAAAAGCTGTATTGCCTCGGGTGCATATCGGGATACTTTCCATGCTGCTCTGAGAAAGAACGAGAGAAACATCTCCCTGCCTGAAATCATCCATGTTTTAAAAACGGGAAGGCATGAAAAAAGCAAAGACCAATTTGATGAGGTTTTCAAAGCATGGAACTATGCATTAAGGGGGGAAACCGTAGACGGTCTCGATTTAAGGGTTATCATATCGTTTGATGACGAAAGAGACCTTTTGATTATAACAGCCTTTTATATTGAACAGAGGCGCTAG